GTGCGTTGCACGCGCGCTACGTCTTGACGCCGTGGGTCGCGCAGAGCGGCCGCACCCCGCCGGTCATCGTGCGCGGCGAGGGATCATATCTCTACGACGAGGACGATCGCCGGTATCTCGACTTTTCCGCCGGCTTGGTCGCGGTCAACCTCGGGCACGCGCATTCAGGCGTGGCGACCGCAATTGCGGAGCAAGCGCGGCGGCTCGCCTACGTCGCCCCGACTTTTGCAAACGATCGGCGCGCCGAGCTCGCCCGCGCAATCGTGGAGATCGCGCCGTGGTCCGAAGGCGCGCGAGTCTTCTTCACCACCGGCGGCGGCGAAGCGAACGAAGATGCCATCAAGTTCGCGCGAAGCCTGACCGGCAGACACAAAATTTGTAGCGCCTACCGATCGTTTCACGGCTCAGCACCGGGTGCCGGAACGCTCAGCGGCGAGAATCGGCGCTGGCCGAACGAGCCGGGGATTCCCGGCGTCGTTCGCTTCTTCGCGCCGTTCCCGTACCGCAGCCCGTTCCACGCGCGCGATCTCGACGAAGAGGCCGACCGCGCGATCGAGCATCTCGAAACCATCGTCGCCTACGAGGGCGCTGCGAACATCGCCGCTTTGCTTATCGAACCCGTCGTCGGAACGAACGGCGTCGTCGTTTATCCCCAGGCGTATCTGCCGCGCGTGCGCGAGCTCTGCGATCGTCACGGCATCCTTTTGATCTTCGACGAAGTGATGACGGGATTCGGCCGCACCGGCGCGCCGTTCGCGGCCCAGCGATTCGACGTTCGCCCCGACATCATTACGTTCGCCAAGGGTGTGACGTCGGCGTACGTTCCGCTCGGGGGCGTCGCCTTGCGCGAAGGCCTCGCGCAACACTTCGATCGCCGTCCGCTGCCCAGCGGCCACACCTTTAGCGGACACCCGCTCGCAATGGCCGCCGGCGTCGCGGCGTTGCGCGCCTATCGCGAGGAGCGGCTCTTCGAGCGTGCTCGCGAGATCGAAGCGTGGCTGCGCGCGCGTTTCGAATCGCTTGCCCGGCGACATCCCGTGGTCGGCGAGGTGCGGGGCGTTGGCGCGTTCTTTGGTATCGAGCTGGTCTCCGATCGGCAGACTCGTGCACCGCTGGTTCCGTGGCAAGGCGCAACGACGCTTCACGATTTCTTCAACGATCTGCTGGCGAACGGCCTCTATGTGCTCGGACGTTACAACGTCGCCATCGTCGCACCGCCGCTGACGATCGAACCCGAGCAGCTCGACGAAGGGTTTGCGATCCTCGACAACGCCTTAGAGCGTTTGGAAAGCCGCGCGTAAGATTCATGCGACTCCAAGTTCACGATAAGGCGACGCGCGAGCTCATTGGCGAGGTCGAGATCGCGCGCGCGGCCGAAGCAGGCGCGGCGGTACTCCGTGCCCACGACGCGTTCGAAGGTTGGCGGGAGATTCCGGTGGTCGAGCGCGCGCGCTGCTTCTTCCGCTATGCCGACGCACTCGAAGGCCGGCGTGAGGATCTCGCGCTTTTGGTTTCGCGCGAAAACGGAAAGACGCTCGCCGACGCGCGCGCCGAAGTCCGGCGCGGCATCGAGGCGGTCGAGTTCGCCTGCGGGATGCCGTCGCTGATGATGGGCGATGCGCTCGCCGACGTCGCTCGCGGAATCGATTCGATTTGCGTACGCCGTCCGCTCGGCGTCTGCGTCGGAATCACTCCGTTCAACTTTCCCGCGATGATCCCACTCTGGATGTTTCCGATTGCGATAGCCGCCGGCAATACGTTCGTGCTCAAGCCGTCGCCCCAGACGCCGTTGACGTCGGAGCTGCTGCTCGAGCTCGCAGCGAAATCCGGTCTTCCCGATGGTGTGCTCCATGTCGTGCACGGCGATGCCGAAACCGCGCAAGCATTGATCTCGCATCCGCAGGTTGCGGCGGTCTCCTTCGTTGGCTCTTCGAACGCCGCGCGACAAGTGCAAGAGCAGGCGGTGCGGGCCCACAAGCGAGTGCAAGCGCTCGGAGGCGCCAAGAACTATTTGATCGTCACGCCCGACGCCGCGAACCGCGCGACGTGCGATGCGGTCATCGGCGCGGCATTCGGCGGCGCGGGTCAACGGTGTTTGGCCGGATCGGTTCTCGTTGCGGTCGGCGATGCGGGCGATGTATTGGGGCCGATGCTGGTCGAGGCCGCAACGCGATTGCGCTTGGGCCGCGGGGCCGACGATGAGGTGGAACTTGGGCCGGTCGTCAGCGACGAAGCCTTGGCGCGCATCACCGGTTACGTCGATCGCGCGCGTAACGCCGGCGCGCACGTTCTTCTCGAGCCTCGTCGTGCGAATGGCTCCGGCGCCTTCGCATCGCCGGCGATCTTTGACCGCGTCGATCCCAATAGCGAGCTGGCGCAGGAAGAAATCTTCGGACCGGTTCTCGCGATCGTGCGGGCCGCGGCGCTCGATGAAGCGATCGCCATTGCCAACCGCTCCCGCTACGGCAACGCGTCCTCGATCTTCACGCGCGATGGCGCCGCCGCGCGCAGCTTCGCTTCGCGTATCGAGGTCGGCATGGCGGGAATCAACGTCGGTATCGCCGCACCGATGGCATTCTTTCCATTCGGCGGCGTCAAGGATTCAATTTTCGGCGATCTTCGTTGTCACGGCAAGGACGCGGTTGCATTTTACACGCAACAGCGCGTCGTCGTCAGCCGCTGGCCCGCATCCGAGTAAGCCGGCGGCCGAACCATAACGCTCCGATCGCCAAGAACCCGATGAAATAATAGGGAAACCAGCGTTGCGGCGGGGCCGGATTCGAATAGACGAGTGAAACGGCCGGCACCGCCAGGAGGATCACCGCGAGCGCGGAGATTGCGCCGTCGATCCAGCGCAACGCTCCGATGCGTTTCACGTAGAGATATGCGGCAATCGAAATCAGCGCATAAATAACGATGAACCCGAACGAGCTTAAGGTCCCGCAGTTATTGAAAGCATCGATTGGGGCGACGCCGGCGGCCAGCGCCGCGACGGCAATCGCGAGCGTCGTTGCCGTCACCACGGTGACGGCGATATTGGGGGTATCGTGTCGAGGTTCGATCCGAGCCAAGGCCGCAGGAAACAAGTTTGCGAGCGCCATTGCGTAAGCAACGCGGCCGGCCGTCGTAATGCAGGCAAGACAGACCGAAAAGGCGCTAGCGAGCGCGCCGATCGCAATCGGAACGCGCAAGTAACCGGTATGGTACAGAGCGACCAGCGTTCCGAGCGGAAAGGTCTGCTGGTCGAGCGGTTTTGGCGCGTGCGCGAGACCGACGATCTCCGCATACGTTGCGATGATAAAGAAAGCACTCGCGAAAACGACGCTCCCGATCACGGCGCGAGGGATGGTCACGAGGGGGCGTTTTGCTTCTCCGCCAAAGGCCGTCGCGCTTTCGAAACCGACCAAACTAAAGACGGCGGTCATCACCGCCAGACCCCAATTGGGAACGCCGCCCTTGATCGTCAACTGCGTTACATCGACTGAAAATCCATGACGCGTTAGGACGATTGCGACGAGCAGCAGGATGATCGACACGGAGACCGCTTCCAGAATAAGCATCACGACGGCCGAGACTTGGACGCCCCGATACGCGGCTTGCCAGCAAACGGTCCCGACGATCGCCGCGATGACGACGTCGGCCGCAACCGTCGGTGTCGCGAGCAGCCCAGCATCTTGCAACAGCAAACCGACGAAGAGCGCCATTGCGCCGATGACCGCGGCGGCCACCAAAACATAGGCCCAGAGTAAGCTCCATCCCGCGAGCGCACCGAGCGCGGGGCCGAGATTCTCAGCCGCGTACTCGTACATCGAACCGGCACCGGTAAAGCGGCGAGCAAACTGGTTGATGTTCAGGGCGACCACGATCAGCATACCGCCGCCGAAGAGATAGGCCAGCCACGTTGCATTGCCGGCGTTGGCGTACATGTACGGCGCAATTAAAATTGGCGTCATGCTTGGCCCGATCAGTGCGATCGACGTTGCCAGGACCTCGACGAAACTCAGCGATCCAGCCTTGAGCCTGGTGGCATTTCGCATCGTTTCGTTCATCCACCGCACATGTGAGCCGGGCGAGCGCCGAGTTCCCGCAACCGCGCGAAACTTCGCGCGCGGGCGCTGGTAGGACGCCGCATGAAGGGCATTTCGATGCGATATCTGCGGCTTACGGCTTCGCTCGTCGCGTTTGCCTACACGTTCGCTCTGCCCGCCGTCGCGCGCGACTTCGTGCAGGACCAGGCGGGGATGTTCTCAGGTCCGACCGTCGCGCAGCTCAACGCGCGAATTTCGAGCTTCAACGCCCAGACCGGGAAGGACGTCGTCGTCGTCACCACTCCTTCGCTCGGCGGCGCTACCCTGCAAAACGCAGCGACGTCGGCGTTTTCGCAACAGAACGTTAACGGCGTCCTGATTTTCATCGCGCGCGACGACCGCCGCGACATCATCGTCCCCGATCGCGCGGGAGCGCAGTCGAATTGGTTCACGCCCGACGTTTTGCGCTCGATTCGCACATCGATGGAGAGCCAGTTTCGCAGCGAAAATTACGATGCCGGTATCACCGGCGCCGTTGACGGCGTCCTGAACGTCTATCGGGCGCACCTGGGCGATGTACGCGCATCGAACGGCGCAGCGGTGCCGGGGCAGCGGAGCTTATCGACTGGAGGATTTCACATCTCAATGTTTTGGTGGATCATCATCGCGATCGTCGCGTTCTTGCTGCTGCGCTCGATTTTGCGCGCGATGTCGGCACCGCGCTCCTACGGCGCACCGGGCGCGCCGCCGGCCGGCATGCCGCCGAGCGGACCCGGATACGGGCCGGGGTACGGCGGTTTCGGCGGCGGCGGAAGCTTCTGGAGCGGATTGCTCGGCGGCCTTGGCGGAGCGTGGCTCGGCAACGAGCTCTTCCGCGGCGGCGGCATGGGGGGCGGCATCGCACCAACCGACGCCGCGCAGCTGCCGGCCGACAGCGGCGCGGGTTGGCAGAGCGATGCCGGACAGGCCGACCTTGGCGGCGCGAGCGCCGGCGACTGGAGCGGCGGCGGTTTCGGCGGTGACGCCGGCGGTGATTTCGGTGGGGGAGGCGGAGACAGCGGCGGCGGATGGTAGGCGTTCATGCGACGCCTTTTCGCTTTTTGCATTTCCTCTATTCTCCTGACGGCTGCCGCTGCGGCCGCAACGCCGACCGACGCCGGCATCTCCGCCTCGTACTTCACTTCGCTCCATTGGCGCTTGATCGGGCCGTTTCGAGGCGGCCGCGCACTGGCGGTTACCGGCGTTCCCGGCGAGCCGAATCACTTCTATTTCGGCGCCGTTGACGGCGGCGTTTGGGAGAGCCTCGACGCGGGGCGAACCTGGCGCCCGATCTTCGACGGCCAAGATATCGGATCGATTGGTTCCATCGCGGTAGCGCCGAGCGATCCGCGCACGATCTATGTCGGCACGGGCGAAGCCGACATGCGTTCAGATATTGCCTACGGCGATGGCGTGTACAAATCGATCGACGGCGGGTCAACCTGGACGCACCTCGGATTGAGCGACACGAAACAGATCGGCGCGATCATCGTCGATCCGCACGACGCGAATATCGCCTACGTTGCGGCGCTCGGCCATCCATACGCCGCCAACACTCAGCGCGGCGTGTTTAAGACGACCGACGGCGGCAGATCGTGGACGAAAGTGCTCTACCAAAATGCCGACACGGGCGCAACGGCACTGGCAATGGATCCCAGCGACCCCAACGTTCTTTACGCCGCGCTGTGGCAGACGCGCCGCCCGCCGTGGAACGTCTATCCGCCGTCGAATGGACCCGGCAGCGGGCTCTACAAAAGCTCCGACGGCGGCGC
This Candidatus Eremiobacterota bacterium DNA region includes the following protein-coding sequences:
- a CDS encoding aminotransferase class III-fold pyridoxal phosphate-dependent enzyme, producing the protein MNAVNAPSAGAGALHARYVLTPWVAQSGRTPPVIVRGEGSYLYDEDDRRYLDFSAGLVAVNLGHAHSGVATAIAEQARRLAYVAPTFANDRRAELARAIVEIAPWSEGARVFFTTGGGEANEDAIKFARSLTGRHKICSAYRSFHGSAPGAGTLSGENRRWPNEPGIPGVVRFFAPFPYRSPFHARDLDEEADRAIEHLETIVAYEGAANIAALLIEPVVGTNGVVVYPQAYLPRVRELCDRHGILLIFDEVMTGFGRTGAPFAAQRFDVRPDIITFAKGVTSAYVPLGGVALREGLAQHFDRRPLPSGHTFSGHPLAMAAGVAALRAYREERLFERAREIEAWLRARFESLARRHPVVGEVRGVGAFFGIELVSDRQTRAPLVPWQGATTLHDFFNDLLANGLYVLGRYNVAIVAPPLTIEPEQLDEGFAILDNALERLESRA
- the mmsA gene encoding CoA-acylating methylmalonate-semialdehyde dehydrogenase, with the protein product MRLQVHDKATRELIGEVEIARAAEAGAAVLRAHDAFEGWREIPVVERARCFFRYADALEGRREDLALLVSRENGKTLADARAEVRRGIEAVEFACGMPSLMMGDALADVARGIDSICVRRPLGVCVGITPFNFPAMIPLWMFPIAIAAGNTFVLKPSPQTPLTSELLLELAAKSGLPDGVLHVVHGDAETAQALISHPQVAAVSFVGSSNAARQVQEQAVRAHKRVQALGGAKNYLIVTPDAANRATCDAVIGAAFGGAGQRCLAGSVLVAVGDAGDVLGPMLVEAATRLRLGRGADDEVELGPVVSDEALARITGYVDRARNAGAHVLLEPRRANGSGAFASPAIFDRVDPNSELAQEEIFGPVLAIVRAAALDEAIAIANRSRYGNASSIFTRDGAAARSFASRIEVGMAGINVGIAAPMAFFPFGGVKDSIFGDLRCHGKDAVAFYTQQRVVVSRWPASE
- a CDS encoding APC family permease, with translation MRNATRLKAGSLSFVEVLATSIALIGPSMTPILIAPYMYANAGNATWLAYLFGGGMLIVVALNINQFARRFTGAGSMYEYAAENLGPALGALAGWSLLWAYVLVAAAVIGAMALFVGLLLQDAGLLATPTVAADVVIAAIVGTVCWQAAYRGVQVSAVVMLILEAVSVSIILLLVAIVLTRHGFSVDVTQLTIKGGVPNWGLAVMTAVFSLVGFESATAFGGEAKRPLVTIPRAVIGSVVFASAFFIIATYAEIVGLAHAPKPLDQQTFPLGTLVALYHTGYLRVPIAIGALASAFSVCLACITTAGRVAYAMALANLFPAALARIEPRHDTPNIAVTVVTATTLAIAVAALAAGVAPIDAFNNCGTLSSFGFIVIYALISIAAYLYVKRIGALRWIDGAISALAVILLAVPAVSLVYSNPAPPQRWFPYYFIGFLAIGALWFGRRLTRMRASG
- a CDS encoding TPM domain-containing protein, whose amino-acid sequence is MKGISMRYLRLTASLVAFAYTFALPAVARDFVQDQAGMFSGPTVAQLNARISSFNAQTGKDVVVVTTPSLGGATLQNAATSAFSQQNVNGVLIFIARDDRRDIIVPDRAGAQSNWFTPDVLRSIRTSMESQFRSENYDAGITGAVDGVLNVYRAHLGDVRASNGAAVPGQRSLSTGGFHISMFWWIIIAIVAFLLLRSILRAMSAPRSYGAPGAPPAGMPPSGPGYGPGYGGFGGGGSFWSGLLGGLGGAWLGNELFRGGGMGGGIAPTDAAQLPADSGAGWQSDAGQADLGGASAGDWSGGGFGGDAGGDFGGGGGDSGGGW